In Candidatus Eremiobacterota bacterium, a genomic segment contains:
- a CDS encoding glycosyltransferase, producing the protein MRAAPEVTVIIPTCGRKEKLRSLLLSLGAQTFPFSRFDVIVADDGGTDGTKEMVKSLPTPYRMRYTATGRGGPAKARNRGASLAGGNYLLFLDDDVIATAGLIAAHVKMHGERKRCMVMGKVLPLPGTGMLTRKIMDYSYALYRHGDVMEFNAVTANLSLERVLMEKVGGFRELFTGVGCEDTEFGFRLRSILNLPLIYNEEALAWHDKTLTACEAARSQFNTGRFFIWALRASPAMLSRRYSIRFSRNMTSLLAFTGRYFRVLTVPERERLLSDVDRYGELMKKKPSLLIEERLEQECLRLIDYSFAEGMHCEAQKLPHQHSLLERIAPAPVPSQQLTGIPLEMAFPSGGSSWAARMGFMMKQELSRRGFLVRPPVPGRSCTISLLIGAEAVMKAEVKPYAIGYLDVPPGGDALSAEGLAGLDEVWVPSEELRKSFEKAWRGKPLHVMAPGVDRALFRPGASMPLFEWPGHFTILAAFEGRSPGGLELTAGAYFREFGAAEKVLLAVAWDGPPEGLPENLAPLQGAGTVRRKSPAAVVLGSPPPSRRPMLYASGHLLVHQGATAWGFLTALEAKASALPSISTAGDSMPCPGIEMAFEGISALEKMGSMLRFAFEHRDEIARKAWKSRNKGDSEWDSRSAGERMARRLWEIAAFPKGA; encoded by the coding sequence ATGAGAGCGGCACCGGAAGTGACGGTCATCATCCCCACCTGCGGGAGAAAAGAGAAGCTCAGGAGCCTCCTCCTCTCTCTCGGGGCCCAGACCTTTCCTTTCAGCCGCTTTGACGTGATAGTCGCCGATGACGGCGGCACCGACGGCACCAAGGAAATGGTGAAAAGCCTCCCGACGCCTTACAGGATGCGCTACACCGCCACAGGGAGGGGAGGTCCCGCAAAGGCCCGGAACAGGGGCGCCTCCCTGGCGGGGGGGAACTACCTTCTCTTTCTCGATGACGACGTGATTGCTACAGCCGGCCTGATAGCGGCCCATGTGAAAATGCATGGCGAGCGGAAGCGCTGCATGGTAATGGGGAAGGTGCTCCCTCTCCCCGGTACGGGAATGCTCACCAGGAAGATCATGGATTATTCCTATGCACTTTACCGCCACGGCGACGTGATGGAATTCAACGCAGTGACGGCCAATCTTTCGCTTGAAAGAGTCCTCATGGAAAAGGTGGGGGGCTTCAGGGAGCTCTTTACCGGCGTGGGGTGCGAGGACACGGAGTTCGGCTTCAGGCTCAGGAGCATCCTCAATCTCCCCCTCATCTACAACGAGGAGGCCCTCGCGTGGCATGACAAGACCCTTACTGCCTGCGAGGCGGCAAGAAGCCAGTTCAATACGGGCAGGTTCTTCATTTGGGCGCTCAGGGCAAGCCCGGCAATGCTCTCAAGGCGCTACTCAATCCGTTTCAGCAGGAACATGACGTCGCTTTTGGCTTTCACAGGAAGGTACTTCAGGGTTCTCACTGTGCCAGAGAGGGAGAGGCTTCTCAGCGACGTTGACCGCTACGGGGAGCTGATGAAAAAAAAGCCCTCGCTCCTCATAGAGGAGCGCCTTGAGCAGGAGTGCCTCAGGCTCATCGACTATTCATTCGCCGAGGGAATGCACTGCGAGGCCCAGAAGCTTCCCCATCAGCACTCTCTGCTGGAGCGCATCGCCCCCGCTCCTGTCCCTTCACAACAGCTCACAGGGATCCCGCTTGAGATGGCGTTTCCTTCCGGCGGAAGCTCCTGGGCGGCCAGGATGGGATTTATGATGAAACAGGAGCTCTCGCGCAGGGGGTTTCTTGTCAGGCCGCCTGTCCCCGGCAGGAGCTGCACCATATCACTTCTCATCGGTGCCGAAGCGGTGATGAAAGCTGAGGTAAAACCCTATGCCATAGGCTACCTTGACGTCCCTCCCGGCGGGGATGCTCTCTCAGCCGAGGGATTGGCGGGGCTCGATGAGGTATGGGTCCCCTCCGAGGAGCTCAGAAAAAGCTTTGAGAAGGCCTGGAGGGGGAAGCCCCTTCATGTGATGGCGCCCGGCGTGGACAGGGCACTCTTCAGGCCCGGCGCCTCGATGCCCCTTTTTGAATGGCCAGGCCATTTCACAATCCTGGCAGCCTTTGAAGGGCGCTCCCCTGGAGGGCTCGAGCTCACCGCCGGCGCCTATTTCAGAGAATTTGGCGCTGCTGAGAAGGTGCTCCTCGCCGTGGCATGGGATGGGCCGCCTGAGGGCCTTCCAGAAAACCTTGCTCCCCTGCAGGGAGCGGGAACAGTGAGAAGAAAAAGCCCAGCGGCGGTGGTGCTGGGAAGCCCGCCGCCGTCTCGAAGGCCGATGCTTTACGCATCAGGTCATCTCCTGGTCCATCAGGGCGCCACTGCCTGGGGTTTTCTCACGGCTCTCGAAGCAAAGGCGTCGGCCCTCCCCTCCATAAGCACCGCGGGGGACAGCATGCCCTGTCCCGGCATTGAAATGGCTTTCGAAGGCATTTCTGCCCTTGAAAAAATGGGATCCATGCTGCGCTTTGCCTTTGAGCACCGTGATGAAATCGCGCGGAAAGCCTGGAAATCCCGGAATAAAGGGGATTCTGAATGGGACTCAAGAAGCGCGGGGGAGAGAATGGCGCGGCGCCTCTGGGAGATTGCCGCATTCCCGAAAGGAGCGTGA
- a CDS encoding glycosyltransferase, translating into MDRGKASRTREAIEVSLIIPSAMAHDGLRHTLQNAALLMYPPRQLEVIVVNNSEKTIPEEWLLALPFSHKVVTEKKRCRAAARNRGIRESRGRLLIFLDDDVLPEPQLAKAHWEMHLRYPGSAVLGEVLPCPGTSPADRLHLAETFRGQHDGKALEYGTVTCNLSVHREAIEKAGFFDEQFTLYGFEDLELGFRLVKDAGVTLRYAKGARAWHYRELSIREACTNYFQAGASFVRFILKHPAALKASAFPTITGHLRETLARACSFRAYTAREASAQREHYERLERICLETPGESAAAARDKACRSILDYSFIEGAFLAARRIKGPCGPLLQGEEASYRGYRIFWHGPTELKGGFGTVSRQCVKALGELGHGLTVCDREGAHPRGAALSRESHHLYFHHYWKGPLLYPVGPYRIQVSACETTVIPHETAAAINSMHEAWVPSEFCRESFFNSGVRVPVHILPYAVDMGRFAPSSLRRRYFPDSRFCFMALGSLYEYKGFDILVRAYYEEFRREDDVLLALKVKPHGALSPLAAREAVHGLLEGIRRSVKKKSFPPLFLYYEDLADEELADFIGTCHAYVVPSRGEGFCLPALEALSLGRPVIATAFGGHLDFLSEDNSYLVEYRLVEASSRDHGEHRQGLWAEPSREHLRALMRHVYEHREEALLKAARGQLLVRRSFTLKNLRERIAARLEAIYHDYGKAMENLFHVGGPQ; encoded by the coding sequence ATGGACCGCGGAAAAGCCTCAAGAACAAGGGAAGCCATTGAAGTGAGCCTCATCATTCCCTCGGCCATGGCCCACGACGGCCTTCGGCACACCCTGCAAAACGCGGCCCTTCTCATGTATCCTCCCCGGCAGCTTGAAGTCATCGTGGTAAACAACTCAGAGAAGACCATCCCCGAAGAGTGGCTCCTCGCGCTCCCCTTCAGCCATAAAGTGGTCACCGAGAAAAAGCGTTGCCGTGCCGCTGCCCGGAACAGGGGAATAAGGGAATCAAGAGGGAGGCTTCTCATCTTCCTTGATGATGACGTGCTCCCCGAGCCTCAGCTTGCAAAGGCCCACTGGGAGATGCACCTGAGATACCCGGGAAGCGCCGTGCTGGGCGAGGTGCTCCCCTGCCCCGGCACGTCACCTGCCGACCGCCTCCACCTCGCGGAGACCTTCAGGGGGCAGCATGACGGCAAAGCTCTGGAATATGGCACTGTCACCTGCAACCTTTCAGTGCACAGGGAGGCTATCGAAAAGGCCGGTTTTTTCGACGAGCAGTTCACCCTTTACGGCTTTGAGGACCTGGAGCTGGGCTTCCGCCTTGTGAAGGACGCGGGTGTCACCCTGAGGTATGCAAAAGGGGCACGGGCGTGGCATTACAGGGAGCTCTCCATAAGGGAGGCCTGCACCAATTATTTCCAGGCCGGCGCATCTTTTGTGAGGTTTATTCTCAAGCACCCTGCGGCTCTGAAGGCATCGGCTTTCCCCACGATAACAGGACACCTGCGCGAGACCCTCGCCAGGGCCTGCTCGTTCAGGGCATATACTGCCCGGGAAGCCTCGGCACAGAGGGAGCACTATGAGAGGCTCGAGAGGATATGCCTTGAAACCCCCGGGGAGAGCGCCGCCGCCGCCAGGGACAAAGCCTGCCGCAGCATCCTTGATTACTCGTTCATTGAAGGAGCTTTCCTGGCCGCCAGGAGAATCAAGGGCCCCTGCGGCCCTCTCCTCCAGGGTGAAGAGGCTTCGTACAGAGGGTACAGAATCTTCTGGCACGGCCCCACTGAGCTCAAGGGGGGATTCGGCACAGTATCGCGCCAGTGCGTCAAGGCCCTCGGGGAGCTTGGCCATGGGCTCACCGTCTGTGACAGGGAAGGCGCTCACCCTAGAGGAGCAGCTCTTTCCAGGGAAAGCCACCACCTCTATTTTCATCATTACTGGAAAGGACCTCTCCTCTACCCCGTGGGGCCTTACCGCATCCAAGTGTCGGCCTGCGAGACCACCGTCATTCCCCATGAAACCGCGGCAGCCATCAACTCCATGCATGAAGCCTGGGTGCCCTCGGAGTTCTGCCGCGAGAGCTTTTTCAATTCCGGCGTGAGAGTGCCGGTCCACATACTGCCCTACGCCGTAGACATGGGCAGGTTCGCGCCTTCGTCGCTGAGAAGGAGATATTTCCCCGACAGCCGCTTCTGTTTCATGGCCCTGGGCTCCCTTTACGAGTACAAAGGCTTTGATATCCTTGTGAGAGCCTATTACGAGGAGTTCCGCAGGGAGGACGATGTCCTCCTCGCCCTCAAGGTGAAGCCTCATGGCGCCTTGTCGCCGCTGGCGGCAAGGGAGGCCGTCCATGGGCTCCTGGAAGGGATAAGGCGCTCGGTGAAAAAGAAGAGCTTTCCTCCCCTCTTTCTCTATTATGAGGACCTGGCCGACGAAGAGCTCGCCGACTTCATCGGCACCTGCCATGCCTACGTGGTGCCGAGCCGCGGCGAGGGCTTCTGCCTCCCCGCCCTGGAGGCCCTGAGCCTCGGCAGGCCTGTAATCGCCACTGCCTTCGGCGGGCATCTTGACTTTCTCTCTGAGGACAACTCGTACCTCGTTGAGTATCGCCTCGTGGAGGCCTCGTCAAGGGATCATGGCGAGCACCGGCAGGGCCTCTGGGCTGAGCCCTCCCGCGAGCATCTCAGGGCCCTGATGCGCCATGTCTATGAGCACCGGGAAGAGGCCCTCCTGAAGGCCGCGCGGGGACAGCTCCTCGTGCGGCGGAGCTTCACCCTGAAGAACCTGAGAGAAAGAATCGCCGCAAGGCTCGAAGCTATCTACCATGACTACGGGAAGGCCATGGAGAATCTGTTTCACGTGGGGGGCCCGCAATGA
- a CDS encoding methyltransferase domain-containing protein — MDTKQLDFLYGLREYQTLLSLGIIGEEEAVKLSRAFDFLRAYRASGRLLDVMAYPYFLAALLSRFSDFAVDTVFRWEDGALCPTGFHRGVTTGKGEKISFPSLTFHIEHEHFPVPDETYDGALLYEALHYLTENPSFVLAELHRVLRKGGFLFLSTPNALSASNILKLFRGENIYPPYSGLGLRGTLCREFSRAEVKELLEAHHFKVTESAPQDVKPFNTLQRRVFSSLKELLVNLFPGAPKEEHHDHLFIIAEKEGERAYAFPRGIYSSESEEEEACGIVPSLPPAVAAHRAFLLDFVEAGFNDGIQLGEGWHGGEYSGFHYRWAGSSGEVYLRASLPLRLLSLELIIPVIEGEAAVPRLATGKGEALHLLHFSRREAFQDRYHMVLLLPESRDTLRKIVITAGKTYVPREVDPSSEDRRILGIALVAMRLFRGDRLTMGENEPLLLGEGWGPLECAPPSVRPLKDRASVTLYPGGGETALMITCRRSGSADGPLMLHVHADGHEMEKGLAAGKEWQTLAFLFPEPLEERFEDPLKVTLSLPGEESRGDGLEISALGLEKVPPAADRQVQ, encoded by the coding sequence ATGGATACAAAGCAGCTCGATTTTCTGTACGGCCTCAGGGAGTACCAGACGCTCCTCTCCCTCGGAATTATCGGCGAGGAAGAGGCGGTGAAGCTCTCGCGGGCCTTTGATTTCCTCAGGGCATACAGAGCGTCGGGAAGACTGCTGGATGTGATGGCCTATCCCTATTTCCTTGCGGCGCTCCTCTCACGGTTTTCGGACTTTGCCGTTGATACGGTGTTCCGCTGGGAAGACGGCGCCCTGTGCCCCACCGGCTTCCACAGGGGCGTCACGACAGGAAAAGGAGAGAAGATTTCTTTCCCGTCCCTGACCTTCCATATCGAGCATGAGCACTTCCCCGTTCCCGATGAGACTTACGACGGCGCCCTGCTCTACGAGGCCCTTCATTATCTCACGGAGAACCCCTCCTTTGTTCTTGCGGAGCTCCACAGGGTCCTCAGAAAGGGCGGCTTTCTCTTCCTGTCCACGCCCAATGCCCTCTCGGCCTCAAATATACTGAAGCTCTTCCGCGGGGAGAATATCTATCCCCCTTACTCCGGCCTGGGTCTCCGGGGAACCCTCTGCAGGGAGTTCTCCAGGGCCGAGGTAAAGGAGCTGCTGGAAGCCCATCACTTCAAGGTGACTGAAAGTGCCCCGCAGGACGTGAAGCCCTTCAACACCCTTCAGCGAAGGGTATTCTCATCGCTCAAGGAGCTCCTTGTCAATCTTTTTCCCGGGGCGCCGAAAGAGGAGCACCACGACCACCTCTTCATCATTGCCGAAAAGGAGGGAGAGCGGGCCTACGCCTTCCCCCGGGGCATCTACTCCTCGGAGAGTGAAGAGGAGGAAGCCTGCGGGATCGTGCCTTCCCTCCCGCCCGCCGTGGCAGCCCACAGGGCATTTCTGCTTGATTTTGTGGAGGCGGGCTTCAACGACGGCATCCAGCTTGGCGAAGGATGGCATGGGGGGGAATATTCGGGCTTTCATTACCGCTGGGCAGGCTCAAGCGGCGAAGTCTATCTCAGGGCATCACTGCCCCTCAGGCTTCTCTCCCTTGAGCTCATCATCCCCGTGATTGAAGGGGAAGCCGCCGTGCCGCGGCTCGCCACGGGAAAGGGAGAGGCCCTTCACCTCCTTCATTTCAGCAGGAGAGAAGCATTCCAGGATCGCTATCACATGGTGCTCCTCCTCCCCGAATCAAGGGACACCCTGAGAAAAATCGTGATAACTGCAGGAAAAACCTATGTGCCCCGGGAGGTTGACCCCTCAAGCGAGGATCGGCGTATCCTTGGTATTGCCCTTGTGGCAATGCGCCTCTTCAGAGGTGACAGGCTCACCATGGGAGAAAACGAGCCCTTGCTGCTGGGGGAGGGATGGGGGCCCCTGGAGTGCGCTCCCCCTTCCGTGCGGCCGCTGAAGGACAGGGCATCGGTGACCCTCTATCCAGGGGGCGGCGAGACAGCTCTCATGATCACCTGCAGAAGGAGCGGCAGCGCCGATGGTCCCCTGATGCTCCATGTGCACGCCGATGGGCATGAAATGGAGAAGGGCCTCGCGGCGGGAAAAGAGTGGCAGACCCTGGCATTCCTTTTTCCCGAGCCTCTCGAGGAGAGGTTTGAAGACCCGCTGAAAGTCACGCTTTCCCTTCCTGGCGAGGAAAGCCGGGGCGACGGACTGGAAATCAGCGCGCTGGGGCTCGAAAAAGTGCCTCCCGCCGCAGACCGGCAGGTGCAGTAA
- a CDS encoding M48 family metallopeptidase — MRYISVCLLFILLLASPLWADTSEQQRIALSDQMMKDIHRTYGSTSDIPEEWPLTQVFRNLVAHAGRKNINYRLRVVDSSRINAYALPDGRIVFFSELIKSLPTDDMAPLAWVAAHEISHIEMRHGEKQMTRSLASGILLSLVLGRASGWVQAVGGISYGLLMSGYSRVDEYEADRKALELMRASGYDPNGALTTLRLFQDLEGRRRGMRVFPTHPRAGDRMSSVVAWMQGSGVAVSGAGGQGAGAPAGGQGQQVTTFSLDPIDLTLDPPRPLERERTVNTAIVPAGQ, encoded by the coding sequence ATGAGATATATAAGCGTCTGCCTGCTTTTCATACTGCTTCTTGCCTCCCCGCTCTGGGCCGATACTTCGGAGCAGCAGAGAATCGCTCTTTCAGATCAGATGATGAAGGATATCCACAGGACTTATGGGTCTACGTCTGATATTCCCGAAGAGTGGCCCCTCACGCAGGTCTTCAGGAATCTCGTGGCCCATGCAGGCCGCAAGAATATAAACTACCGGCTGAGAGTCGTGGACAGCTCAAGAATAAATGCCTATGCCCTGCCCGACGGGAGAATCGTATTTTTCTCCGAGCTCATCAAGTCGCTGCCTACCGATGATATGGCCCCCCTTGCCTGGGTGGCCGCCCATGAGATCTCCCATATCGAGATGCGCCATGGAGAAAAGCAGATGACGCGCTCCCTCGCTTCCGGTATTCTGCTGTCGCTGGTGCTGGGAAGGGCCAGCGGCTGGGTGCAGGCTGTCGGGGGCATAAGCTATGGGCTCCTGATGTCGGGATATTCCAGGGTTGATGAATACGAGGCAGACAGGAAGGCCCTGGAGCTCATGAGGGCATCGGGGTATGACCCCAATGGGGCCCTTACGACCCTCAGGCTCTTCCAGGACCTGGAAGGCAGGAGAAGAGGCATGCGCGTATTCCCCACCCATCCACGGGCCGGTGACCGCATGAGCAGCGTCGTGGCCTGGATGCAGGGCAGCGGCGTCGCCGTGAGCGGCGCAGGCGGCCAGGGCGCCGGAGCGCCTGCGGGCGGCCAGGGGCAGCAGGTGACGACCTTCTCTCTCGATCCGATAGACCTCACCCTCGATCCCCCCAGGCCCCTCGAAAGGGAAAGGACGGTCAACACCGCCATTGTCCCCGCCGGGCAGTAA
- a CDS encoding HD domain-containing protein: MKRKSLSSLFKGPAGESWKRAADFFLLSWATSLIIAFFVSYSLFSLVRVPVILTAGAFVGACLALIIYLSDRLISRFRRDVVKRTLVHLVVFPAGSTLAGVMAELFVFRLGGAHFTWVLGITISTVAIGLFLEGHARVQDLIRNSMELLEREYRQIVISLNSSLDVIEPYNRGHSERVAWYALGTAKRMGLDDDLQRTIARAALLHDIGKIGISEKILLKEEPLTGEEWKVLKSHPDIAKKILKPLREFTTIIKLIQFHHERSDGKGYKKVPGDKVPLGSRIIIAAEAFDSMTTDTPFRKARTAEEALQELVDLSGSQFDGEVVKHLSGLIGDPGSFTLPTPGEIRSMIEPEGFLDRQERDFDAAFEITGTAKRIGTMRRFYLLFGQERHQALSALLYALAAGLLLGLLVGFSIFALRGEPMRIVSSLCQGLFIGFVIFLVSPLAEKILAFLRKGHSPFWESPAAASLAYFPAGIIGGAFSLYLIIFTLYPHEPTSLTQWNMLYITAVGFVASVMAYFLDRTRRAARLLLLSLRKLQAFHLELIYSLAFALEAKDPYTKGHTERVAKYCRLVGDACGLDEKGKEDLRLAAFFHDIGKIGVRLSVLHKSAKLDEDEFEAIKGHPATGAELLECIEAFSHIAPYVRHHHEQWDGRGYPDGLKGEEIPLISRIISVADVYDALVTDRPYKEGFTWEKSIAILKEGSGTLFDPGVVTAFIGELERLDPSVIEEVGLYSEVENLDLSPRGEE, from the coding sequence ATGAAACGAAAAAGCCTGAGCTCCCTTTTCAAGGGCCCCGCAGGGGAGTCGTGGAAGCGGGCCGCCGACTTTTTCCTCCTCTCATGGGCGACCTCCCTTATTATCGCCTTTTTTGTCTCATACTCCCTTTTCAGCCTTGTCCGTGTTCCCGTCATACTCACGGCAGGTGCCTTCGTGGGCGCCTGCCTGGCCCTTATCATCTACCTCTCTGACAGGCTCATCAGCCGCTTCAGGAGAGACGTGGTGAAGCGCACCCTGGTGCACCTGGTGGTCTTCCCCGCAGGGAGCACCCTTGCCGGCGTCATGGCGGAGCTCTTTGTGTTCAGGCTCGGGGGCGCCCATTTCACCTGGGTTCTCGGCATCACCATCTCCACGGTGGCAATCGGCCTTTTTCTCGAAGGCCACGCAAGGGTCCAGGACCTCATCAGGAACTCCATGGAGCTCCTTGAAAGGGAATACCGGCAGATTGTCATATCGCTCAACAGCAGCCTTGACGTCATCGAGCCCTACAACAGGGGCCACAGCGAGAGAGTGGCCTGGTATGCCCTTGGCACGGCAAAAAGGATGGGCCTCGATGACGACCTTCAGCGCACTATCGCGAGGGCGGCCCTCCTCCATGACATCGGGAAAATCGGGATAAGCGAAAAAATACTCCTCAAGGAGGAGCCCCTCACCGGGGAAGAATGGAAAGTGCTGAAAAGCCACCCCGACATCGCCAAAAAAATCCTGAAGCCTCTCAGGGAGTTCACCACCATCATCAAGCTCATCCAGTTCCACCACGAGAGGTCTGACGGGAAAGGCTACAAGAAGGTCCCCGGCGACAAGGTGCCCCTGGGCTCCCGGATCATAATCGCCGCCGAGGCCTTTGACTCCATGACCACCGACACGCCCTTCAGGAAGGCAAGGACTGCCGAGGAAGCCCTCCAGGAGCTTGTTGATCTTTCAGGAAGCCAGTTTGACGGCGAGGTGGTGAAGCACCTGTCAGGTCTGATAGGAGATCCCGGCTCCTTTACCCTGCCCACCCCCGGGGAGATCCGCTCCATGATTGAGCCTGAAGGCTTCCTTGACCGCCAGGAAAGGGATTTCGACGCCGCTTTTGAGATTACCGGCACCGCGAAGAGAATCGGCACCATGAGAAGATTCTACCTTCTTTTCGGCCAGGAGAGGCACCAGGCCCTGAGCGCCCTTCTCTATGCCCTTGCCGCCGGGCTCCTGCTCGGCCTGCTCGTGGGGTTCTCCATCTTTGCGCTGCGCGGTGAGCCCATGAGAATAGTGTCCTCGCTGTGCCAGGGGCTCTTTATCGGTTTCGTGATATTTCTCGTTAGCCCCCTTGCCGAGAAAATACTGGCATTTTTGAGGAAAGGGCACTCACCTTTCTGGGAGTCGCCGGCAGCGGCGAGCCTCGCCTATTTCCCTGCAGGCATCATAGGCGGCGCCTTCTCCCTTTACCTTATCATCTTCACCCTCTATCCTCATGAGCCGACATCCCTCACGCAGTGGAACATGCTTTACATCACTGCTGTGGGTTTTGTAGCATCGGTGATGGCCTATTTCCTTGACAGGACCAGAAGGGCAGCCCGCCTCCTCCTTCTCTCCCTCAGGAAGCTCCAGGCTTTTCACCTTGAGCTTATCTATTCCCTCGCCTTCGCCCTTGAAGCAAAGGATCCCTATACCAAGGGCCACACCGAGCGGGTTGCGAAATATTGCCGCCTTGTGGGCGACGCCTGCGGCCTCGATGAAAAGGGGAAAGAGGACCTGAGGCTCGCCGCATTTTTCCATGACATAGGGAAAATCGGCGTGAGGCTCTCGGTGCTCCACAAGAGCGCCAAGCTCGACGAAGACGAGTTCGAGGCCATAAAGGGCCATCCCGCCACAGGCGCCGAGCTCCTCGAGTGCATCGAGGCCTTCTCCCATATAGCGCCTTACGTGAGGCACCACCATGAGCAGTGGGACGGCAGGGGCTATCCTGACGGCCTGAAAGGTGAGGAGATTCCCCTTATCTCAAGGATAATCTCCGTGGCCGATGTCTACGATGCCCTCGTGACAGACCGCCCTTACAAGGAGGGCTTCACCTGGGAGAAGTCCATTGCCATCCTGAAGGAGGGCTCGGGAACGCTCTTTGATCCCGGGGTGGTCACGGCCTTCATCGGGGAGCTCGAAAGGCTCGATCCCTCCGTTATCGAGGAAGTAGGCCTGTACTCCGAGGTGGAGAACCTTGATCTCTCCCCCCGCGGCGAGGAATGA
- a CDS encoding macro domain-containing protein: MAIEVSVFQGSALEVKGMAALVIPANRQLSLGWGSHLSELVRKEAGSAIEREALEAHPGGIALGEAVLTGAGSLRNFTHIIHAAVLDKYDFNPLFLLRLKERTSRDVLARAVHSSLEAAAKAGIGSLVFTPMGAGIGGMADGACAVVMRDAIRAFDQSTPESPVRNLVIACLGEKTAGVFRKAFA; the protein is encoded by the coding sequence ATGGCCATTGAAGTTTCGGTGTTCCAGGGGAGCGCCCTTGAGGTGAAGGGCATGGCGGCCCTTGTCATCCCTGCAAACAGGCAGCTCTCGCTGGGCTGGGGCTCCCACCTGTCGGAGCTGGTGAGAAAGGAGGCAGGAAGCGCCATCGAGAGAGAGGCTCTCGAGGCTCACCCCGGCGGCATTGCCCTGGGCGAAGCGGTGCTTACCGGCGCCGGCAGCCTCAGGAACTTCACCCATATAATCCATGCCGCGGTGCTTGACAAGTATGACTTCAACCCCCTTTTCCTGCTCCGGCTCAAGGAGCGGACCAGCAGGGACGTCCTCGCCAGGGCCGTGCACTCATCGCTCGAAGCGGCTGCGAAAGCCGGCATAGGGAGCCTGGTCTTCACCCCCATGGGCGCCGGTATCGGCGGCATGGCTGACGGTGCATGCGCTGTCGTAATGCGCGATGCCATCAGGGCCTTTGATCAATCAACGCCTGAGTCACCTGTGAGGAATTTAGTGATTGCGTGCCTTGGCGAAAAGACTGCCGGCGTCTTCAGGAAGGCTTTTGCGTAG